One part of the Vitis riparia cultivar Riparia Gloire de Montpellier isolate 1030 chromosome 8, EGFV_Vit.rip_1.0, whole genome shotgun sequence genome encodes these proteins:
- the LOC117920474 gene encoding mediator of RNA polymerase II transcription subunit 27 gives MQQQQQTQAARNPTSAESTAEAPPKQVALAMDRLAQAARLIADVRLGADRLLEALFVSAQPHQTTKPLHLFLKEDSSMRQHLQDLRTIGKQLEDSGVLNESLRSRSNSWGLHMPLVCPDGAVVAYAWKRQLAGQAGASAVDRTRLALKAFTDQKRRFFPHLDDGLNGQSSASESVPKKHCGSQISTVTQQEELSTYRTLSDVLMHVEKDMPNMKIFTYQRLDWLKRASTLPCSAEEFLMDSSKEHDFHISNKPRLGLLGAVAADKVAVIELLFPSIFRAIISLHPAGSIDPDAVAFFSPDEGGSYVHARGFSVYHVFKHVTEHAAMALQHFLGTNTETALYSLLHWIFSYQTLFTEPCSKCKRLLSMDRQSDLLLPPVYHPYRSFCAIKSSSPQSISSTKNQTLDASHAYHVGCFSEEA, from the exons atgcagcagcagcagcaaacTCAGGCGGCCCGCAACCCAACCTCGGCGGAGTCGACGGCGGAGGCTCCGCCGAAGCAGGTGGCGCTGGCGATGGACCGCTTGGCCCAAGCCGCTCGCCTCATCGCCGACGTCCGCCTTGGCGCTGACCGGCTCCTGGAGGCCCTCTTCGTCTCCGCACAGCCCCACCAGACCACCAAGCCGCTCCATCTCTTCCTCAAAGAAGACTCCTCCATGCGCCAACACCTCCAAGATCTTCGCACTATTG GAAAGCAACTGGAAGATTCTGGGGTTCTCAATGAATCTCTTCGGTCACGAAGCAATTCTTGGGGCTTGCATATGCCTTTGGTTTGTCCAGATGGTGCTGTTGTTGCTTATGCTTGGAAACGTCAACTTGCTGGCCAGGCTGGTGCATCTGCCGTTGACAGGACCAG ATTAGCTCTAAAGGCCTTTACTGATCAGAAACGGCGGTTTTTCCCTCACCTTGATGATGGATTAAACGGTCAGAGTTCTGCTTCTGAGTCGGTTCCAAAGAAACATTGTGGTTCTCAGATCTCAACAGTTACTCAACAAGAAGAGCTTAGTACTTACAGAACACTATCAGATGTTCTAATGCATGTGGAAAAAGACATgccaaacatgaaaattttcacttaCCAACGATTGGACTGGTTAAAAAGAGCTTCTACACTTCCCTGTTCAGCAGAGGAGTTTTTGATGGATTCATCGAAAGAGCATGActttcatatttcaaataaacCAAGATTGGGATTGCTGGGTGCTGTTGCTGCTGATAAAGTCGCTGTAATTGAGTTGTTGTTTCCTTCAATATTCAGAGCTATAATATCATTGCACCCAGCTGGTTCTATTGACCCTGATGCTGTAGCTTTCTTCTCTCCAGATGAG GGAGGCAGTTATGTACATGCCAGAGGTTTTTCAGTTTATCACGTATTTAAACATGTCACG GAGCACGCTGCTATGGCCTTGCAACATTTTCTTGGAACCAACACTGAAACAGCATTGTATTCTCTTTTG CACTGGATCTTCAGCTATCAAACCCTATTTACAGAACCTTGCAG TAAATGTAAACGGCTACTATCAATGGATAGACAATCAGATTTACTGTTACCTCCTGTTTACCATCCTTATCGAAGCTTCTGCGCTATTAAAAGTTCATCTCCCCAATCAATATCCTCAACAAAGAACCAGACTTTGGATGCTTCTCACGCTTATCATGTTGGTTGCTTTTCAGAGGAAGCATAG